Proteins encoded within one genomic window of Oryza glaberrima chromosome 12, OglaRS2, whole genome shotgun sequence:
- the LOC127757286 gene encoding cellulose synthase-like protein D4, producing the protein MSRRLSLPAGAPVTVAVSPVRSPGGDAVVRRGSGLTSPVPRHSLGSSTATLQVSPVRRSGGSRYLGASRDGGADESAEFVHYTVHIPPTPDRATASVASEAEAAAEAEEVHRPQRSYISGTIFTGGLNCATRGHVLNFSGEGGATAASRAAASGNMSCKMRGCDMPAFLNGGRPPCDCGFMICKECYAECAAGNCPGCKEAFSAGSDTDESDSVTDDDDDEAVSSSEERDQLPLTSMARKFSVVHSMKVPGAAANGNGKPAEFDHARWLFETKGTYGYGNALWPKDGHAHSGAGFVTADEPPNFGARCRRPLTRKTSVSQAILSPYRLLIAIRLVALGFFLAWRIRHPNPEAVWLWAMSVACEVWFAFSWLLDSLPKLCPVHRAADLAVLAERFESPTARNPKGRSDLPGIDVFVTSADPEKEPPLVTANTILSILAADYPVEKLACYLSDDGGALLSFEALAETASFARTWVPFCRKHGVEPRCPEAYFGQKRDFLKNKVRVDFVRERRKVKREYDEFKVRVNSLPEAIRRRSDAYNAGEELRARRRQQEEAAAAAAAGNGELGAAAVETAAVKATWMSDGSHWPGTWTCPAADHARGDHAGIIQAMLAPPTSEPVMGGEAAECGGLIDTTGVDVRLPMLVYVSREKRPGYDHNKKAGAMNALVRTSAIMSNGPFILNLDCDHYVHNSSALREGMCFMLDRGGDRVCFVQFPQRFEGVDPSDRYANHNLVFFDVSMRAMDGLQGPMYVGTGCVFRRTALYGFSPPRATEHHGWLGRRKIKLFLTKKKSMGKKTDRAEDDTEMMLPPIEDDDGGADIEASAMLPKRFGGSATFVASIPVAEYQGRLLQDTPGCHHGRPAGALAVPREPLDAATVAEAIGVISCFYEEKTEWGRRIGWIYGSVTEDVVTGYRMHNRGWRSVYCVTPRRDAFRGTAPINLTDRLHQVLRWATGSVEIFFSRNNALFASPRMKLLQRVAYFNAGMYPFTSVFLLAYCLLPAVSLFSGKFIVQRLSATFLAFLLVITLTLCLLALLEIKWSGITLHEWWRNEQFWVIGGTSAHPAAVLQGLLKVIAGVDISFTLTSKPGNGGGDGGVGGEGNDDEAFAELYEVRWSYLMVPPVTIMMVNAVAIAVAAARTLYSEFPQWSKLLGGAFFSFWVLCHLYPFAKGLLGRRGRVPTIVFVWSGLISMIISLLWVYISPPAGARERIGGGGFSFP; encoded by the exons ATGTCGCGGCGGCTGTCGTTGCCGGCGGGGGCGCCGGTGACGGTGGCGGTGTCGCCGGTGCGGAGCCCGGGGGGTGACGCGGTGGTGAGGAGGGGGAGCGGGCTGACGTCCCCCGTGCCGAGGCACTCGCTCGGGTCGTCCACCGCCACGCTGCAGGTGTCGCCGgtgaggcggagcggcgggagtaGGTACCTCGGCGCGTCGAGGGATGGCGGCGCCGATGAGAGCGCCGAGTTCGTGCACTACACCGTGCACATCCCGCCCACGCCCGACCGGGCGACGGCGTCCGTGGcgagcgaggcggaggcggcggcggaggccgaggaggtGCACCGGCCGCAGCGGAGCTACATCTCCGGGACGATATTCACCGGGGGGCTCAACTGCGCCACGCGCGGCCACGTGCTCAACTTctccggcgagggcggcgccaccgccgcctccagggcggcggcgtcggggaacATGTCGTGCAAGATGCGCGGGTGCGACATGCCCGCGTTCCTCAACGGCGGCCGCCCGCCGTGCGACTGCGGGTTCATGATCTGCAAGGAGTGCTACGCGGAGTGCGCCGCGGGCAACTGCCCCGGTTGCAAGGAGGCCTTCTCCGCGGGCTCCGACACCGACGAATCCGACTccgtcaccgacgacgacgacgacgaggccgtctcctcctccgagGAGAGGGACCAGCTGCCGCTGACATCCATGGCGAGGAAATTTTCCGTGGTGCACTCCATGAAggtccccggcgccgccgccaacggcaACGGCAAGCCGGCCGAGTTCGACCACGCCCGCTGGCTCTTCGAGACCAAGGGCACCTATGGCTACGGCAACGCTCTCTGGCCCAAGGACGGGCACGCCCATAGCGGCGCTGGCTTCGTCACCGCCGACGAGCCCCCCAACTTcggcgcccgctgccgccgccccctcaCCAGAAAAACCAGCGTCTCCCAAGCCATTCTCAGCCCCTACAG GTTGTTGATTGCGATTCGGCTGGTGGCGCTGGGGTTCTTCCTCGCGTGGAGGATTCGACATCCGAATCCGGAGGCGGTGTGGCTGTGGGCGATGTCGGTGGCGTGCGAGGTGTGGTTCGCCTTCTCATGGCTGCTCGACAGCCTCCCCAAGCTCTGCCccgtccaccgcgccgccgacctcgccgtcctcgccgagcGGTTCGAGTCGCCGACGGCGCGCAACCCCAAGGGCCGCTCCGACCTCCCCGGGATCGACGTGTTCGTCACCAGCGCCGACCCGGAGAAGGAGCCGCCGCTGGTCACCGCCAACACCATCCTCTCCATCCTCGCCGCGGACTACCCCGTCGAGAAGCTCGCTTGCTACctctccgacgacggcggcgcgctgcTGTCGTTCGAGGCGCTCGCCGAGACGGCCAGCTTCGCGCGCACGTGGGTGCCATTCTGCCGCAAGCACGGCGTCGAGCCGCGGTGCCCCGAGGCGTATTTCGGCCAGAAGAGGGACTTCCTCAAGAACAAGGTGCGCGTCGACTTCGTCCGCGAGAGGCGGAAGGTGAAGCGCGAGTACGACGAGTTCAAGGTGCGGGTGAACTCGCTCCCCGAAGCGATAAGGCGGCGCTCCGACGCGTACAacgccggcgaggagctgcGCGCCAGGAggcggcagcaggaggaggccgccgccgcggctgccgccggcaacggcgagcttggagcggcggcggtcgagacCGCCGCCGTGAAGGCCACGTGGATGTCGGACGGCTCGCACTGGCCGGGGACGTGGACGTGCCCCGCGGCGGACCACGCCCGCGGCGACCACGCCGGGATCATCCAGGCGATGCTGGCGCCGCCGACCTCGGAGCCGGTGatgggaggcgaggcggcggagtgCGGCGGGCTGATCGACACCACGGGCGTGGACGTCCGCCTCCCGATGCTGGTGTACGTGTCGCGGGAGAAGCGCCCGGGCTACGATCACAACAAGAAGGCTGGCGCCATGAACGCGCTGGTGCGGACGAGCGCCATCATGTCGAACGGGCCCTTCATCCTCAACCTCGACTGCGACCACTACGTGCACAACTCGTCGGCGCTCCGGGAGGGGATGTGCTTCATGCtcgaccgcggcggcgaccgcgtgtGCTTCGTCCAGTTCCCGCAGCGGTTCGAGGGCGTCGACCCCAGCGACCGGTACGCCAACCACAACCTCGTCTTCTTCGACGTGTCCATGCGCGCCATGGACGGGCTTCAGGGCCCCATGTACGTCGGCACCGGCTGCGTCTTCCGCCGCACCGCGCTGTACGGCTTCAGCCCGCCCCGCGCCACCGAGCACCATGGCTGGCTCGGCCGCAGGAAGATCAAGCTGTTCCTCACCAAGAAGAAGAGCATGGGCAAGAAGACGGACAGGGCCGAGGACGACACCGAGATGATGCTGCCGCCgatcgaggacgacgacggcggcgccgacattGAGGCCTCGGCTATGCTACCGAAGCGGTTCGGCGGGTCGGCGACGTTCGTGGCGTCGATACCCGTGGCGGAGTACCAGGGTCGGCTGCTGCAGGACACCCCCGGGTGCCACCACGGCCGCCCTGCGGGCGCGCTCGCTGTGCCGCGCGAGCCGCTcgacgcggcgacggtggcggaggcCATCGGCGTGATCTCCTGCTTCTACGAGGAGAAGACGGAGTGGGGGCGGCGCATCGGGTGGATCTACGGCTCCGTCACCGAGGACGTGGTCACCGGCTACCGGATGCACAACCGCGGGTGGCGCTCCGTCTACTGCGTGACGCCGCGGCGCGACGCGTTCCGCGGCACGGCGCCGATCAACCTCACCGACCGCCTCCACCAGGTGCTCCGGTGGGCGACGGGCTCCGTCGAGATCTTCTTCTCCCGCAACAACGCCCTCTTCGCCTCGCCGCGGATGAAGCTGCTGCAGCGCGTCGCCTACTTCAACGCCGGGATGTACCCCTTCACCTCCGTGTTCCTCCTCGCCTACTGCCTCCTCCCGGCCGTCTCCCTCTTCTCCGGCAAGTTCATCGTGCAGCGACTCAGCGCCACcttcctcgccttcctcctcgtcatcaCCCTCACCCTCTGCCTCCTCGCCCTGCTCGAGATCAAGTGGTCCGGGATCACGCTCCACGAGTGGTGGCGCAACGAGCAGTTCTGGGTGATCGGCGGCACCAGCGCGCACCCGGCCGCCGTGCTGCAGGGCCTACTCAAGGTGATCGCCGGCGTGGACATCTCCTTCACGCTGACCTCCAAGccggggaacggcggcggcgacggcggggtcggcggcgaggggaacGACGACGAGGCGTTCGCGGAGCTGTACGAGGTGAGGTGGAGCTACCTGATGGTGCCGCCGGTGACGATCATGATGGTGAACGCGGTGGCgatcgcggtggcggcggcgaggacgctgTACAGCGAGTTCCCGCAGTGGAGCAAGCTGCTCGGCGGCGCCTTCTTCAGCTTCTGGGTGCTGTGCCACCTCTACCCGTTCGCCAAGggcctcctcggccgccgcggccgcgtgcCCACCATCGTCTTTGTCTGGTCGGGCCTCATCTCCATGATCATCTCCCTCCTCTGGGTCTACATCAGCCCGCCCGCCGGCGCCCGGGagcgcatcggcggcggcggattcagCTTCCCATag